The Candidatus Melainabacteria bacterium genome includes a window with the following:
- a CDS encoding glucose 1-dehydrogenase: MTLVQTQPKTAGSKRLEGKVAIVTGGSRGIGAAIALRLAADGAAVALTYANSKDAADKLVKQIEETGARAIAVKANVGTDADNGNLVKEVSKAFGKIDILVNNAGVFDGGAIDRVELGQYDKIFNVNVKGLIATTIAALPQFNDGGRIINISSGAATMTMPGYSIYSASKAAVDTLTRIWAQDLGKRQITVNTVSPGTTQTDMFEAAIPAEARAGMAEKTALGRIGTPEDIADVVAWLASHEARWITGKVIGVDGGIAV; this comes from the coding sequence ATGACACTAGTTCAAACACAACCAAAAACGGCAGGAAGCAAGCGCCTGGAAGGCAAAGTAGCAATCGTTACAGGCGGCTCTCGCGGCATTGGAGCAGCAATCGCTCTTCGTCTCGCAGCAGATGGTGCAGCAGTGGCGCTCACTTATGCAAACAGCAAAGACGCCGCAGATAAACTCGTCAAACAAATCGAAGAAACAGGTGCCAGAGCCATTGCAGTGAAAGCAAATGTCGGCACCGATGCCGACAACGGCAACCTCGTCAAAGAAGTGAGCAAAGCGTTTGGCAAAATCGACATACTCGTCAACAACGCAGGCGTATTCGACGGCGGAGCAATCGATCGGGTGGAACTGGGGCAGTACGACAAAATCTTCAACGTTAATGTGAAAGGATTGATTGCCACTACAATCGCTGCGCTTCCTCAATTTAACGATGGCGGTCGCATCATCAATATTTCATCGGGTGCGGCGACAATGACCATGCCAGGCTATAGCATCTACTCAGCATCGAAAGCGGCTGTCGATACTCTTACGCGCATCTGGGCTCAAGACCTGGGCAAACGTCAGATTACCGTAAACACAGTATCTCCCGGCACCACCCAGACAGATATGTTCGAGGCTGCCATTCCAGCGGAAGCAAGAGCAGGCATGGCAGAGAAAACTGCTCTGGGCCGAATCGGCACCCCGGAAGATATCGCTGATGTGGTGGCATGGCTTGCTTCTCACGAAGCGCGATGGATCACAGGAAAAGTAATTGGCGTCGATGGTGGCATTGCTGTCTAA